A genome region from Rhodopseudomonas boonkerdii includes the following:
- a CDS encoding NAD(P)-dependent oxidoreductase codes for MAKVAFIGLGVMGFPMAGHLATKGGHEVTVYNRNTAKAKAWVEKFGGKSAPTPKAAAEGQDFVMACVGNDDDLRSVTTGSDGAFSGMGKGKIFVDHTTASAEVARELDAAATKGGFHFIDAPVSGGQAGAENGALTVMCGGTADVYAKVEPIITAYAKMQKLLGPAGSGQLTKMVNQICIAGLVEALSEGIHFAKKAGLDVNSVVEVISKGAAQSWQMENRHKTMNEGKFDFGFAVEWMRKDLSICLAEARRNGASLPVTALVDNFYAEVEKIGGKRWDTSSLLARFEK; via the coding sequence ATGGCCAAAGTTGCTTTCATCGGTCTCGGCGTCATGGGCTTCCCCATGGCCGGCCATCTCGCCACCAAAGGCGGCCACGAGGTTACCGTCTACAATCGCAATACGGCCAAGGCGAAAGCATGGGTAGAGAAGTTCGGCGGCAAGTCTGCCCCGACCCCGAAGGCCGCCGCAGAGGGCCAGGATTTCGTGATGGCCTGCGTCGGTAACGACGACGACCTCCGCTCGGTGACCACCGGCTCCGATGGCGCCTTCAGCGGCATGGGCAAGGGCAAGATTTTCGTCGACCACACCACCGCTTCGGCCGAAGTGGCCCGTGAGCTCGATGCAGCCGCGACCAAGGGCGGTTTCCACTTCATCGATGCGCCGGTATCCGGCGGTCAGGCCGGCGCCGAGAACGGCGCCCTTACCGTGATGTGCGGCGGCACGGCCGACGTCTATGCCAAGGTCGAGCCGATCATCACCGCCTATGCCAAGATGCAGAAGCTGCTCGGTCCGGCCGGCTCCGGCCAGCTCACCAAGATGGTCAACCAGATCTGCATCGCAGGCCTCGTCGAAGCGCTGTCCGAGGGCATCCACTTTGCGAAGAAGGCAGGGCTGGACGTCAACTCCGTTGTCGAGGTGATCTCCAAGGGTGCAGCGCAATCGTGGCAGATGGAGAACCGCCACAAGACCATGAACGAGGGCAAGTTCGACTTCGGCTTCGCCGTCGAATGGATGCGTAAGGACCTGTCGATCTGCCTCGCCGAAGCCCGCCGCAACGGCGCCAGCCTGCCCGTCACGGCGCTGGTCGACAACTTCTATGCCGAGGTGGAAAAGATCGGCGGCAAGCGCTGGGATACTTCGAGCCTTCTCGCAAGATTCGAGAAGTAA
- the dusA gene encoding tRNA dihydrouridine(20/20a) synthase DusA has protein sequence MMDWTDRHCRVFHRLLTRRALLYTEMVTTPAIIHGDRQRLLGFDASEHPVALQLGGSDPVQLAEAAKIGADFGYDEININVGCPSDRVKEGRFGACLMAEPDLVARCVAAMKAAVDVPVTVKCRIGVDDQDPEVALDALAKAVVAAGADGLIVHARKAWLNGLSPKENRTIPPLNYDRVYRLKLEMPDVPIAINGGIPGVTEAKAHLAHVDGAMLGRAAYQEPWRLLAVDPEIFGTPAPHATMKDAMEAMMPYISDQIAQGTRLHSITRHFVGAFHAVRGARAFRRHLAEHGVRHGAGIDVLRDAIALVEDEPVAEAA, from the coding sequence ATGATGGACTGGACTGATCGGCATTGCCGGGTGTTCCACCGTCTGCTGACGCGGCGTGCGCTCCTCTACACGGAGATGGTGACAACGCCTGCGATCATTCACGGTGATCGCCAGCGCCTGCTTGGCTTCGACGCGAGCGAGCATCCCGTTGCGCTTCAGCTCGGCGGTTCAGATCCGGTGCAGCTCGCCGAAGCCGCCAAGATCGGTGCCGATTTCGGTTACGACGAAATCAACATCAATGTCGGGTGCCCGTCGGATCGGGTGAAGGAAGGTCGCTTCGGCGCCTGCCTGATGGCCGAGCCCGATCTGGTTGCACGCTGTGTTGCCGCGATGAAAGCGGCCGTCGATGTGCCGGTGACGGTGAAATGCCGTATCGGCGTCGACGATCAGGACCCGGAAGTCGCGCTTGATGCTCTGGCGAAAGCGGTGGTCGCGGCAGGCGCCGATGGCCTCATCGTGCATGCCCGTAAGGCGTGGCTGAACGGTCTCTCGCCGAAGGAAAACCGCACCATCCCGCCGCTCAATTACGATCGCGTCTATCGGCTGAAGCTGGAGATGCCGGATGTGCCGATCGCCATCAATGGCGGCATTCCCGGGGTCACCGAGGCGAAGGCGCATCTGGCGCATGTGGATGGCGCGATGCTCGGACGAGCGGCCTATCAGGAGCCGTGGCGTCTGCTTGCCGTCGATCCCGAAATTTTCGGCACCCCTGCGCCGCACGCGACGATGAAGGACGCGATGGAAGCGATGATGCCTTACATCTCGGACCAGATCGCGCAGGGGACGCGGCTGCATTCGATCACCCGGCATTTCGTCGGCGCGTTCCATGCGGTGCGTGGTGCGCGGGCATTCCGCCGGCACCTTGCCGAACATGGCGTGAGGCACGGCGCGGGGATCGACGTGCTGCGTGACGCGATCGCGCTGGTGGAAGATGAGCCGGTCGCGGAAGCGGCGTAA
- a CDS encoding TRAP transporter large permease, with product MFSYGVMPPLMFGTMICFMVFGFPVAFSLAAVGLFFGILGIFTGHFDPSFLQALPFRFYGTISNDLLLSIPFFTFMGAILERCGLAEDLLEGTGQLFGKVPGGLAYAVIIVGAILGAITGTVAASVIAMGVISLPIMMRYGYDMKLATGVIAASGTITQLIPPSLVLIVLADQLGRSVGDMYLGAIGPSILQVVIFLLFIVMMSILRPNSMPPIPEHAREPMGWKLISRVLWGMIPSIVLIFLVLGTIGLGLATPTEAGAMGAVGAMVLAALHRRLTWPLVEQAMTSTMRLTSMVVFILIGSTCFSLVFQGMDGSHWIEHLLTGLPGGKVGFLVFVNIFVFFLAFFLDFFEIAFIIIPLLAPVAAKLGIDLVWFGVLLCVNMQTSFMHPPFGFALFYLRGIAPPEVKSRDIYLGAIPWVGMQILLVIIVIMWPGLVTYWIDNTVVDTSNVKIEIPQIEMPAMPDFGQPK from the coding sequence ATGTTTTCCTATGGCGTGATGCCCCCGCTGATGTTCGGCACCATGATCTGCTTCATGGTGTTCGGCTTCCCGGTCGCCTTCTCACTCGCCGCCGTCGGCCTGTTTTTCGGCATTCTCGGCATCTTCACGGGGCACTTCGATCCGTCGTTCCTGCAGGCGCTGCCGTTCCGCTTCTATGGCACCATCTCCAATGACCTGCTGCTGTCGATCCCGTTCTTCACATTCATGGGCGCCATTCTGGAGCGCTGCGGTCTCGCCGAAGATCTGCTCGAAGGCACCGGGCAACTGTTCGGCAAGGTCCCCGGCGGTCTCGCTTACGCGGTCATCATCGTCGGCGCGATTCTCGGCGCCATCACCGGCACGGTTGCGGCATCCGTGATCGCCATGGGCGTGATCTCGCTGCCGATCATGATGCGCTACGGCTACGACATGAAGCTGGCCACCGGCGTTATCGCGGCATCCGGCACCATCACCCAGTTGATCCCGCCGTCGCTGGTGCTGATCGTGCTCGCCGACCAGCTCGGCCGTTCGGTCGGCGACATGTATCTCGGCGCCATCGGCCCCTCGATCCTGCAGGTCGTGATCTTCCTGCTGTTCATCGTCATGATGTCGATCCTGCGTCCGAATTCGATGCCGCCGATTCCGGAGCACGCACGCGAGCCGATGGGCTGGAAACTGATCAGCCGAGTGCTGTGGGGCATGATCCCCTCCATCGTTCTGATCTTCCTGGTGCTCGGCACCATCGGCCTCGGCCTCGCAACGCCGACCGAAGCCGGCGCTATGGGCGCGGTCGGCGCCATGGTACTCGCCGCTCTGCATCGGCGCCTCACCTGGCCGCTGGTCGAACAGGCGATGACCTCGACCATGCGCCTGACCTCGATGGTGGTGTTCATCCTGATCGGTTCGACCTGCTTCAGCCTCGTATTCCAGGGCATGGACGGTTCTCACTGGATCGAACACCTGCTCACGGGCCTGCCCGGCGGCAAGGTCGGTTTCCTGGTCTTCGTGAACATCTTCGTGTTCTTCCTGGCGTTCTTCCTCGACTTCTTCGAGATCGCCTTCATCATCATTCCGCTGCTGGCACCGGTCGCAGCGAAGCTTGGCATCGATCTCGTCTGGTTCGGCGTGCTGCTCTGCGTCAACATGCAGACCTCATTCATGCATCCGCCGTTCGGCTTCGCACTGTTCTACCTGCGCGGCATCGCTCCGCCGGAAGTGAAGAGCCGCGACATCTATCTCGGCGCAATCCCGTGGGTCGGCATGCAGATCCTGCTCGTGATCATCGTCATCATGTGGCCGGGCCTCGTGACCTACTGGATCGACAACACGGTGGTCGATACGAGCAACGTGAAAATCGAGATCCCGCAGATCGAGATGCCGGCGATGCCGGACTTCGGGCAGCCGAAATAG
- a CDS encoding 2-keto-4-pentenoate hydratase, with translation MTEAEIAAAAEILTQARRNGTQIDGLPVTPSSVAEGHAIQDRVAALLGEPIGAFKASAPPDGEPTRGLIEARMVRTSPARMLVSEAPHCGVEGETAFRFTRDLPERSEPYSRKEVAAAVSVLPVIEVVSGRFREPLARPKLEQLADGGINAGLVIGPETADWSHLDLANLRMTFIVNGEVLIEREGGHPTDDPIAGAVALANMMPGGVKAGQIVTTGSWTGLPFLQPGDRCIVRFEGLGEAEVVFDG, from the coding sequence ATGACCGAAGCCGAAATCGCCGCCGCCGCCGAGATTCTCACCCAGGCACGTCGTAACGGAACTCAAATCGACGGCTTGCCGGTGACGCCATCATCGGTGGCGGAGGGACATGCGATTCAGGATCGCGTGGCGGCACTGCTCGGCGAGCCCATCGGCGCCTTCAAGGCCAGCGCGCCGCCGGATGGCGAGCCCACCCGCGGCCTGATCGAGGCGCGGATGGTACGTACGAGCCCGGCGCGGATGTTGGTCTCGGAAGCTCCGCATTGCGGCGTAGAGGGCGAGACCGCCTTTCGGTTCACCCGCGACCTGCCGGAGCGCAGCGAGCCCTATTCGCGCAAGGAGGTTGCCGCTGCGGTGTCGGTTTTGCCTGTCATCGAGGTCGTCTCAGGCCGCTTTCGCGAACCGCTCGCCCGACCGAAGCTGGAGCAGCTTGCCGATGGTGGGATCAATGCGGGACTGGTGATCGGGCCGGAGACAGCGGACTGGTCGCATCTCGATCTGGCGAACCTGCGCATGACCTTCATCGTCAACGGCGAGGTGCTGATCGAGCGCGAAGGCGGTCATCCCACCGATGATCCGATCGCAGGTGCCGTGGCACTGGCAAACATGATGCCGGGTGGCGTGAAAGCGGGGCAGATCGTGACGACGGGAAGCTGGACCGGACTGCCGTTCTTGCAGCCCGGCGATCGATGCATCGTTCGCTTTGAAGGGTTGGGCGAAGCCGAAGTGGTGTTCGACGGCTAG
- a CDS encoding Mrp/NBP35 family ATP-binding protein — translation MSVSKQQVLDGLAKVASPRGVPLVHANVLSEIAIMDGKVMFSINVDAAEARAWESVRAQAETAVRAIPGVIGAMVALTAERKPSAAPAAPAPHRHGPGHSHGVQPVSAHRPHQPPGAPSAMSKQTEIPGVKAVIAVASGKGGVGKSTTALNVALGLRDLGLKVGLLDADIYGPSVPRLTGINEKPVLDDEKKMIPIQRFGLAIMSIGFLVEEETAMIWRGPMVMSAITQMLRDVAWGQLDVLVVDMPPGTGDAQLTLAQNVPLKGAVIVSTPQDLALIDARRGLAMFTKVNVPVLGIIENMSYFQCPECGTRSDIFGHGGARHEAERLGVPFLGEVPLHMSIRAMSDAGTPVVVSEPNGPHAAVYQSIGKQIRDRLQAVLA, via the coding sequence TTGAGCGTTTCGAAACAACAGGTTCTCGATGGCCTCGCCAAGGTGGCGTCGCCGCGCGGCGTGCCGCTTGTGCATGCCAATGTGTTGTCCGAAATCGCCATCATGGATGGCAAGGTGATGTTCTCCATCAATGTGGATGCGGCCGAGGCGCGCGCCTGGGAGAGCGTGCGTGCGCAGGCGGAAACTGCAGTGCGCGCCATTCCTGGCGTCATCGGTGCGATGGTGGCGCTGACGGCGGAGCGCAAGCCCAGTGCCGCGCCTGCTGCACCGGCGCCGCACCGCCACGGCCCGGGCCATTCCCATGGCGTGCAGCCGGTCTCCGCGCATCGGCCGCATCAGCCGCCGGGCGCACCGTCAGCCATGAGCAAACAGACGGAGATTCCCGGCGTGAAGGCGGTCATCGCCGTGGCGTCGGGCAAGGGCGGTGTCGGCAAATCCACCACCGCGCTGAATGTCGCGCTCGGCCTGCGCGATCTCGGGCTGAAGGTCGGGCTGCTCGACGCCGATATCTACGGCCCGTCGGTGCCGCGTCTCACCGGAATCAACGAGAAGCCGGTGCTCGATGACGAAAAAAAGATGATCCCGATCCAGCGCTTCGGCCTGGCGATCATGTCGATCGGCTTCCTCGTCGAGGAGGAGACCGCGATGATTTGGCGCGGGCCGATGGTGATGTCGGCGATCACCCAGATGCTGCGCGATGTCGCCTGGGGGCAGCTCGACGTGTTGGTCGTCGACATGCCGCCCGGCACCGGCGATGCCCAGCTGACGTTGGCGCAAAACGTGCCGTTGAAGGGCGCGGTGATCGTCTCGACCCCCCAGGACCTGGCGCTGATCGATGCCCGCCGCGGGCTTGCGATGTTCACCAAGGTCAACGTTCCCGTGCTCGGGATCATCGAGAACATGAGTTACTTCCAGTGCCCGGAATGCGGCACCCGCTCGGATATTTTCGGTCATGGCGGCGCCCGCCACGAAGCAGAGCGGCTGGGCGTACCTTTCCTCGGCGAGGTGCCGCTGCATATGTCTATTCGCGCGATGTCGGATGCCGGCACGCCGGTGGTGGTGAGCGAGCCGAACGGCCCGCATGCCGCTGTCTACCAGTCGATCGGCAAGCAGATCCGGGATCGGCTGCAGGCCGTTTTGGCCTGA
- a CDS encoding TRAP transporter substrate-binding protein — MKRREFLKVSAAGAAGAAAIASPAIAQSMPEVKWRLASSFPKSLDTIYGGAEMMAKQVSEMTDGKFQIQVFAAGELVPGLQVLDATSNGTVEMCHTVSYYYVGKDPTFAIFASVPFGLNARQQNSWWYQGGGEQLGTEFYKKYGLIGHPCGNTGTQMGGWFRKEIKTVADLSGLKMRIGGIAGQVLQKVGVVPQQLAGGDIYPSLEKGTIDAAEWVGPYDDQKLGFQKVAKYYYYPGFWEGGPTIHAFTNLDKFNALPKNYQAILANACANANSWMAARYDLQNPQALKQLVASGTQLRPFTNEVLDACLKATNELWADISSKNPDFKKTIDAMQAYRSDEYLWWQVAEYTFDSFMIRSRTRG; from the coding sequence ATGAAGCGTCGTGAGTTTTTGAAGGTCTCGGCGGCTGGCGCTGCCGGGGCCGCAGCCATTGCCTCGCCGGCGATTGCGCAGTCGATGCCGGAAGTGAAATGGCGCCTAGCGTCGTCATTCCCGAAGTCGCTCGACACCATCTATGGCGGCGCCGAGATGATGGCGAAGCAGGTCTCCGAAATGACCGACGGCAAATTCCAGATCCAGGTCTTCGCGGCCGGTGAACTGGTGCCGGGCCTGCAGGTGCTGGACGCCACCTCGAATGGCACCGTCGAGATGTGCCACACCGTTTCGTACTACTATGTCGGCAAGGACCCAACCTTTGCGATCTTCGCGTCGGTTCCGTTCGGGCTCAATGCGCGCCAGCAGAATTCCTGGTGGTATCAGGGCGGCGGTGAGCAGCTCGGCACCGAGTTCTACAAGAAGTACGGTCTCATCGGTCATCCCTGCGGCAACACCGGCACTCAGATGGGCGGCTGGTTCCGCAAGGAGATCAAGACCGTTGCCGATCTATCCGGCCTCAAGATGCGCATCGGCGGCATTGCCGGTCAGGTCCTGCAGAAGGTCGGCGTCGTACCGCAGCAGCTCGCCGGCGGCGACATCTATCCGTCGTTGGAAAAGGGCACCATCGACGCGGCCGAGTGGGTCGGTCCCTATGACGACCAGAAGCTCGGTTTCCAGAAGGTCGCGAAGTACTACTACTATCCCGGCTTCTGGGAAGGCGGCCCGACGATCCATGCCTTCACCAATCTCGACAAGTTCAACGCGCTGCCGAAGAACTATCAGGCGATCCTCGCCAACGCCTGCGCCAACGCCAATAGCTGGATGGCGGCGCGGTACGACCTGCAGAACCCGCAAGCGCTGAAGCAGCTCGTGGCGTCTGGCACACAGCTGCGTCCGTTCACCAACGAAGTGCTCGATGCCTGCCTCAAGGCGACCAATGAGCTCTGGGCGGACATCTCGTCGAAGAATCCCGACTTCAAGAAGACCATCGATGCGATGCAGGCCTATCGTTCCGACGAATATCTGTGGTGGCAGGTCGCCGAATACACGTTCGATAGCTTCATGATCCGCTCGCGCACCCGCGGCTGA
- a CDS encoding TIGR02281 family clan AA aspartic protease: protein MTRVLLLIAAILATAGAALAYGDAKQITKAGSLVTEILRKQVPPMPRIVDVPRGDGGEFALQATINGIATPMVIDTGATSVMLSYETAKAIGLPVELLAYNIDVETVSGRTKAARLTLDRLAIGKLVERAVPALIVPRGSMKTNLLGMSFLDRLESWEVRADKLKLRGYP from the coding sequence GTGACACGCGTCCTGCTGCTGATCGCCGCAATTCTCGCCACTGCTGGTGCGGCGCTCGCTTATGGCGATGCCAAACAGATTACGAAAGCGGGGTCGCTCGTCACCGAAATCCTGCGCAAACAGGTCCCGCCGATGCCGCGCATCGTCGACGTTCCGCGCGGCGACGGCGGCGAATTCGCTTTGCAGGCGACAATCAACGGCATCGCCACGCCGATGGTTATCGATACCGGCGCCACCTCGGTGATGCTGTCCTACGAAACCGCGAAAGCGATCGGCCTGCCCGTCGAACTGCTCGCCTACAATATCGACGTCGAAACCGTCTCCGGCCGGACCAAAGCGGCGCGGCTGACCCTGGATCGCCTCGCCATTGGCAAGCTGGTGGAACGTGCAGTCCCTGCCCTCATCGTCCCGCGCGGATCGATGAAGACCAATCTGCTGGGCATGAGCTTTCTGGATCGCCTGGAAAGCTGGGAAGTGCGTGCGGACAAGCTAAAACTGCGTGGTTACCCGTAA
- a CDS encoding DUF1289 domain-containing protein, which yields MNKETPCVAICVIDPKAKLCLGCGRTLQEIARWGRMESAERLGIMASLETRMTEAGFAPPSTYVRKPRPATS from the coding sequence ATGAACAAAGAAACGCCGTGCGTCGCCATCTGTGTCATCGATCCCAAAGCGAAGCTCTGCCTTGGATGCGGACGCACGCTGCAGGAAATCGCGCGTTGGGGCCGGATGGAGAGCGCAGAACGCCTCGGCATCATGGCGTCTCTCGAAACGCGCATGACGGAAGCCGGCTTCGCGCCCCCCTCGACTTACGTTCGCAAGCCGCGCCCCGCGACATCCTGA
- a CDS encoding sensor histidine kinase yields MSEPAVRPEVVQLPAEEPVAAPARNRRVAQQRVREARDRLTSTSGTRPAFDRELLRQYAQTRLSASLVVTLLVVGTGIVFGVWLQPLPAAAWACGMLCIHAAILRACNRYLAEPTGPNTTRKWRTRFMALDVVYGLAWTSILVHPTGADIVSNSMMMFLMLLVVAVSSMLASSLPIAAIAATAPVTFGVALSFILRGNFDSYVLAALAIAAEGYFILLAQRLHSTTLAALEARAEKDALIGELEQAKAISDEARHRAEAANVAKSRFLAQMSHELRTPLNAILGFSEVMKSEIFGAHAIGVYKDYSADIHNSGVHLLNLINEILDLSRIEAGRYELNEEAVSLEHVVADCHHLLKLRATSRGITIHEVFEHGMPRIWGDERACRQIVLNLLSNAIKFTPQGGEIWLKVGWTASGGQYLSCKDTGSGIAEDEIPIVLASFGQGSNSIKSAEQGAGLGLPIAKSLIDMHGGTFTLKSKLRIGTEVIITFPPERVMSALAPVTEDAPPLQPDYDFNIADDKRRARNKPIMNAGTGL; encoded by the coding sequence ATGAGTGAGCCCGCCGTCAGGCCCGAGGTCGTCCAGCTGCCGGCTGAAGAGCCCGTCGCTGCACCGGCACGCAACCGGCGGGTAGCCCAGCAGCGTGTGCGCGAGGCCCGCGACCGCCTGACGTCGACGTCCGGCACGCGCCCCGCCTTCGACCGCGAACTTCTCCGTCAATACGCCCAGACCCGCCTTTCCGCCTCGCTGGTTGTCACGCTGCTGGTGGTCGGCACCGGCATCGTGTTCGGCGTCTGGTTGCAGCCGCTGCCTGCCGCCGCCTGGGCCTGCGGCATGCTATGCATCCATGCGGCGATCCTGCGCGCCTGCAACCGCTATCTCGCCGAGCCGACCGGCCCGAACACCACGCGAAAGTGGCGTACGCGTTTCATGGCGCTGGACGTTGTCTACGGCCTCGCCTGGACATCGATCCTGGTGCATCCCACCGGCGCGGATATCGTCTCCAATTCGATGATGATGTTCCTGATGCTGCTGGTGGTGGCGGTCTCCAGTATGCTTGCCTCGAGCCTGCCCATCGCCGCCATCGCCGCCACCGCCCCGGTGACCTTCGGCGTGGCGTTGAGCTTCATCCTGCGGGGTAATTTCGACAGTTATGTCCTCGCTGCGCTGGCCATTGCAGCGGAAGGCTATTTCATCCTGCTTGCCCAGCGCCTGCACTCTACCACGCTGGCCGCGCTCGAAGCGCGCGCCGAGAAGGATGCGCTGATCGGCGAACTCGAACAGGCCAAGGCCATCTCGGACGAAGCGCGCCACCGCGCCGAGGCCGCCAATGTCGCCAAGTCGCGCTTTCTTGCGCAAATGAGCCACGAGCTCCGCACGCCGCTGAACGCCATTCTCGGCTTCTCGGAAGTGATGAAGAGCGAGATTTTCGGCGCGCATGCAATTGGCGTCTACAAGGATTATTCGGCGGACATCCATAATTCCGGCGTCCATCTGCTCAACCTCATCAACGAGATCCTCGACCTCTCGCGCATCGAGGCCGGCCGCTACGAACTCAACGAGGAAGCCGTCTCGCTCGAACATGTCGTCGCCGACTGTCATCATCTCTTGAAACTGCGCGCCACCAGCCGCGGCATTACCATCCATGAGGTGTTCGAGCACGGCATGCCGCGCATCTGGGGCGATGAGCGTGCCTGCCGGCAGATCGTGCTCAACCTGCTCTCCAACGCCATCAAGTTCACCCCGCAGGGCGGCGAGATCTGGCTCAAGGTTGGCTGGACGGCCTCGGGCGGCCAATATCTGAGCTGCAAGGATACCGGCTCGGGCATCGCCGAAGACGAGATTCCGATCGTGCTGGCCTCGTTCGGCCAGGGCTCGAACTCGATCAAATCCGCCGAGCAAGGCGCCGGCCTCGGTCTGCCGATCGCAAAAAGTCTGATCGACATGCATGGCGGCACTTTCACGCTGAAGTCGAAGCTGCGCATCGGCACCGAGGTGATCATCACCTTCCCGCCCGAGCGCGTGATGTCGGCGCTCGCGCCGGTGACGGAGGACGCACCGCCGCTCCAGCCGGACTACGATTTCAACATCGCCGACGACAAACGGCGTGCCCGCAACAAGCCGATCATGAACGCGGGAACGGGTCTGTAG
- a CDS encoding TRAP transporter small permease subunit yields MDRLSDAFGFVAKWLVMLACLISAGNATIRYLFHYSSNGWLEIQWYMFAGIVFFGAAQTLRLNEHVRVDLLYSAVSDRTRLWIDIIGLCVFLLPAMIYLTYMTIPFFLNSWNSQESSSNAGGLILWPVKLVLPVGFALLVLQGFAELAKRIAALAGLVKIDTHYEAPLQ; encoded by the coding sequence ATCGACAGGCTGAGCGATGCCTTCGGCTTTGTCGCAAAATGGCTGGTGATGCTGGCCTGCCTGATCAGCGCCGGCAACGCGACCATCCGCTATCTCTTCCATTACTCGTCGAACGGCTGGCTCGAAATCCAGTGGTACATGTTCGCGGGCATCGTGTTCTTCGGTGCCGCGCAGACCCTACGCCTCAACGAGCACGTGCGCGTCGATCTGCTCTACTCCGCCGTCTCCGACCGCACACGACTGTGGATCGACATTATCGGCCTGTGCGTCTTCCTGCTGCCGGCGATGATCTATCTCACTTACATGACGATCCCGTTCTTCCTGAATTCGTGGAATTCTCAGGAATCTTCCAGCAATGCCGGCGGCCTGATCCTGTGGCCGGTGAAACTCGTGCTGCCGGTCGGCTTCGCGCTGCTGGTGCTGCAGGGCTTTGCCGAACTCGCCAAGCGCATCGCCGCCCTCGCCGGCCTCGTCAAGATCGACACCCATTACGAAGCGCCGCTGCAATAG
- the moaA gene encoding GTP 3',8-cyclase MoaA, with the protein MSVTTLTPAQTPSAMTDPFGRRISYLRVSVTDRCDLRCFYCMSEDMTFLPKADLLTLEELDRLCSAFIAKGVTKLRLTGGEPLVRRNVMGLVRSLSRHLKTGALKELTLTTNGSLLAKYADELADCGVKRINVSLDTLDADKFRTITRWGDLAKVMAGIDAAQAAGLAVKINAVALKNLNEDEIPLLMEWAHGRDMALTLIEVMPMGDIGEGRIDQYVPLSLLRARLASRYTLTDLPDNTGGPARYVRVAETGGKLGFITPMTHNFCESCNRVRITCTGTIHTCLGHEDASDLRKPLRASADNDLLNATIDRAIGLKPKGHDFIIDRRHNRPSVSRHMSVTGG; encoded by the coding sequence ATGTCGGTCACTACGCTCACCCCCGCACAGACCCCCTCTGCCATGACCGATCCGTTCGGGCGGCGGATTAGTTATCTGCGTGTATCTGTTACCGACCGCTGCGACCTGCGCTGTTTCTATTGCATGTCGGAAGACATGACCTTTCTGCCGAAAGCCGATCTGCTGACGCTGGAAGAGCTCGACCGCCTCTGCTCGGCTTTCATTGCCAAGGGCGTCACCAAGCTCCGGCTCACCGGCGGTGAGCCTCTGGTGCGCCGGAACGTGATGGGCCTCGTACGCTCGCTGTCGCGACATCTGAAGACCGGTGCACTGAAGGAGCTGACGCTCACCACCAACGGCTCGCTGCTCGCCAAATATGCGGACGAACTCGCCGATTGCGGCGTGAAGCGGATCAATGTCTCGCTCGACACGCTGGATGCCGACAAATTCAGGACCATTACGCGCTGGGGCGATCTCGCCAAGGTGATGGCCGGTATCGATGCCGCGCAGGCCGCCGGCCTCGCCGTGAAGATCAATGCCGTCGCGCTGAAGAATCTCAATGAGGACGAGATCCCGTTGCTGATGGAATGGGCACATGGCCGCGACATGGCGCTGACGCTGATCGAGGTGATGCCCATGGGCGATATCGGCGAAGGCCGTATCGACCAGTATGTCCCGCTGTCGCTACTGCGCGCGCGGCTCGCCAGCCGCTATACGCTCACCGACCTGCCCGACAATACCGGCGGCCCTGCCCGCTATGTCCGCGTCGCGGAAACCGGCGGCAAGCTCGGCTTCATCACGCCGATGACCCATAACTTCTGCGAATCGTGCAATCGCGTCCGCATCACCTGTACCGGCACAATCCACACCTGCCTCGGCCACGAGGACGCGTCCGACCTGCGCAAGCCACTGCGCGCCTCCGCCGACAACGATCTCCTGAACGCCACCATCGACCGCGCCATCGGCTTGAAGCCGAAAGGCCACGATTTCATCATCGACCGCCGTCACAACCGGCCGAGCGTGTCCCGGCATATGAGCGTCACCGGCGGCTGA